A window from Telopea speciosissima isolate NSW1024214 ecotype Mountain lineage chromosome 8, Tspe_v1, whole genome shotgun sequence encodes these proteins:
- the LOC122672696 gene encoding uncharacterized protein LOC122672696 — MIAEAGKLAKNSTTLAYDNVCCDNSVGDDVRGETSEVAFGINHGNLGGEIDPALDSGKTDAADPFVDADMRKPGTRNVERRDTSDHVEASRGKKSKGSKKHQAASVKGLDLPMIAEAGKLAKDSTTLAYDNVCCDNSVGDNVRGETSEVAFGINHGNLGGEIDPALASGKTDAADPFVDVDMRKPGTRNVERRDTSDHVEASSGKKSKGSKKHQAASVKGLDLPMIAEAGKLTKDSTTLAYEKVYCDNSVGDDVRGETSEVALGSNHGILGGEFDATLPPKQTDAADPFVGIDMYKPGTVKVERSETSDHIEASRGRESKRSKKHQAASVEGLNMLEVVEPGKLKKESATLVHEKFQCDNSDGDDETGKIEKEKKILLQNEDPKPTLSVEPYSVGLDNTEMNSKGRVISSKSLQSSDMSGTGDSDDKKRKKSKKSKGSDQKGQTSSSGIEDANGVGGAIPLKPELDKVSFSNETNEKHNTLFQNEKTKVSKVKAVNTPVTGIDKDADNACGNQVDIVPQIQVAKIQEDVEGSDYKVKKKSKKTETSAKSLPDPMGNVVTVDPALPFIKKKGKTIQTKKTEKTRFGRKGPTEQLTDSMLEAEKDIGTRIVCSKPCSVPGTNDHSEVPSDIFACNAERPPHEADIRDDKHSSGCTDKGDDHMEVPKFENTKISYIDNFGPSQRQHEVAPGKDLDVKDIQIERSDKELLSTKKTKKHNVGSLGTSPGLQKSLNSNDCQGFKEKPQDDFFDVVKVQVPMPQTKKVETMANTHYGKTLTTAGDRAKDPFSRFHEKCDSIAHEASKTKIVDASGISSPVHSSVVRVPFRAGDNAFVKENSADWDASGSTSESPDVGVHKNRQGREIKSQSKCNPVTAIKASSKKIGKVLNNSSYQKSSFATSGTIFNDTSSDSSDDEGEINNSETSTQSPSDSSSSSSSDYLEGTNHKPQNALYGGKRKESGGDNLIYSRSGGPAEYMTLDMILKCSSSYKKAKLTASQSQLEETESQPVDFVLDSLADPYPITPS; from the exons ATGATTGCTGAGGCTGGTAAGCTGGCAAAGAATAGCACAACTTTGGCGTATGATAATGTTTGCTGTGACAACAGTGTTGGTGATGATGTAAGGGGAGAGACTTCTGAGGTAGCTTTTGGAATCAACCATGGAAATTTGGGGGGAGAGATTGATCCAGCATTGGATTCTGGGAAAACTGATGCCGCTGATCCTTTTGTAGATGCTGATATGCGTAAACCTGGTACGAGAAATGTGGAGAGAAGGGATACCTCTGACCATGTAGAGGCATCCCGAGGAAAAAAATCGAAAGGGTCAAAGAAACATCAGGCTGCCAGTGTGAAAGGACTTGATCTGCCCATGATTGCTGAGGCTGGTAAGCTAGCAAAGGATAGCACAACTTTGGCGTATGATAATGTTTGCTGTGACAACAGTGTTGGTGATAATGTAAGGGGAGAGACTTCTGAGGTAGCTTTTGGAATCAACCATGGAAATTTGGGAGGAGAGATTGATCCAGCATTGGCTTCTGGGAAAACTGATGCTGCTGATCCTTTTGTAGATGTTGATATGCGTAAACCTGGTACGAGAAATGTGGAGAGAAGGGATACCTCTGACCACGTAGAGGCATCCAGTGGGAAAAAATCGAAAGGGTCAAAGAAACATCAGGCTGCCAGTGTGAAAGGACTTGATCTGCCCATGATTGCTGAGGCTGGTAAGCTAACAAAGGATAGCACAACTTTGGCGTATGAGAAGGTTTATTGTGACAACAGTGTTGGCGATGATGTAAGGGGAGAGACTTCAGAGGTTGCTTTGGGAAGCAACCATGGAATATTGGGGGGAGAATTTGATGCAACATTGCCTCCTAAGCAAACTGATGCTGCTGATCCTTTCGTTGGTATTGATATGTATAAACCTGGTACTGTCAAGGTGGAGAGAAGTGAAACCTCTGACCATATAGAGGCATCCAGAGGAAGAGAATCAAAAAGGTCAAAGAAACATCAGGCTGCCAGTGTGGAAGGACTTAACATGCTTGAGGTTGTTGAGCCTGGTAAGCTCAAAAAGGAGAGCGCTACTTTGGTGCATGAGAAATTTCAGTGTGACAACAGTGATGGTGATGACGAGACTGGTAAAattgagaaggagaaaaagatacTGTTACAGAATGAAGATCCCAAACCAACATTGTCGGTAGAACCATATTCTGTGGGTTTAGATAACACAGAGATGAACTCTAAAGGACGGGTTATCTCCTCCAAGTCATTGCAGTCCTCAGACATGTCAGGAACTGGGGATTCTGatgataaaaaaagaaagaagtcaAAGAAATCTAAGGGTTCTGATCAAAAGGGCCAAACTTCATCTTCGGGCATAGAAGATGCTAATGGTGTTGGAGGTGCCATTCCTTTAAAACCTGAGCTTGACAAAGTTTCTTTTAgcaatgaaactaatgaaaagcATAACACTCTGTTTCAAAATGAGAAGACAAAGGTATCAAAAGTGAAAGCTGTAAATACTCCAGTAACAGGCATTGACAAGGATGCTGATAATGCATGTGGGAATCAGGTAGACATTGTGCCTCAAATTCAAGTCGCCAAAATCCAGGAGGATGTAGAAGGTAGTGACTATAAAGTGAAAAAGAAGTCAAAAAAGACTGAAACTTCTGCCAAGAGTCTCCCAGATCCAATGGGAAATGTTGTCACTGTAGATCCTGCACTTCCatttattaaaaagaaagggaaaactaTCCAAACTAAAAAGACAGAGAAAACAAGGTTCGGTAGAAAAGGTCCTACAGAACAATTAACGGATTCAATGTTAGAAGCTGAGAAAGATATTGGGACTAGGATAGTATGTTCCAAGCCATGCTCGGTGCCTGGAACCAATGACCATTCTGAAGTCCCATCAGATATTTTTGCATGCAACGCAGAGAGACCACCTCATGAAGCTGATATTAGAGATGATAAACATTCAAGTGGCTGTACTGACAAAGGTGATGACCACATGGAAGTTCCCAAGTTTGAAAACACCAAGATCAGCTACATTGATAACTTTGGGCCTAGTCAGAGGCAACATGAAGTCGCTCCTGGTAAAGACCTTGATGTCAAGGATATTCAAATTGAGAGGTCAGATAAAGAACTTCTGTCaactaagaaaacaaaaaagcataATGTGGGTTCTTTAGGTACCTCACCTGGTTTACAGAAGTCCCTCAATTCAAATGACTGCCAGGGATTCAAAGAGAAGCCTCAAGATGATTTCTTTGATGTAGTAAAAGTTCAGGTACCAATGCCACAGACTAAAAAGGTTGAAACCATGGCCAATACTCACTATGGAAAAACTTTAACAACTGCTGGGGATAGGGCAAAAGATCCATTTTCTCGTTTCCATGAAAAATGTGATTCCATTGCTCATGAAGCTTCAAAGACCAAAATTGTTGATGCTTCTGGTATCAGTAGTCCTGTGCATTCATCTGTGGTCCGAGTTCCCTTCAGAGCTGGTGATAATGCTTTTGTGAAAGAAAATAGTGCAGATTGGGACGCATCAGGCTCTACCTCAGAAAGCCCTGATGTAGGAGTTCACAAAAACAGACAAGGCAGAGAGATCAAGTCACAGTCGAAGTGCAATCCTGTGACAGCAATAAAAGCTTCAAGTAAGAAAATTGGGAAAGTGCTTAACAATTCTAGTTATCAGAAGAGCTCGTTTGCTACTTCAGGTACAATATTTAATGACACTAGTAGTGACAGTTCTGACGATGAAGGTGAAATAAACAATTCAGAGACCAGTACCCAAAGCCCTTCGGATAGttcatcctcatcttcttctgatTACTTGGAAGGAACAAACCACAAACCACAAAATG CTTTGTATGgtgggaaaagaaaggaaagtggaggAGACAACCTCATTTACTCACG ATCTGGAGGCCCAGCGGAGTACATGACCTTGGATATGATCCTTAAATGTTCAAGCAGCTACAAGAAGGCAAAGCTAACAGCTTCTCAATCCCAACTTGAGGAAACTGAAAGCCAACCTGTTGATTTTGTTCTGGACAGTCTGGCCGACCCATATCCTATAACCCCATCGTAG
- the LOC122671192 gene encoding uncharacterized protein LOC122671192 translates to MAKGKGSDDGSGDADSGAYTVFMDSNFGTHLVMIVAAKDTVRDLKEKIMIEHPCCFPNIGKIIVNALKVKRKGCFYHLSDSMLVRSVFDGFMKTWFLQFDASREGEHKENPYHLEPWASEPPTHVFTIDGPLPETNTLLLDCPSKDVSILAVPTVPQIANSQPRGIFPQNSSDGKQKLKNADSEGLSIRLLEDDHLIPQNLSDDKQKPKNADSGRLNEDGPLLSSGNKTKKKKKNYKPSITNDQVDYAIPFGKNVRAETSEEALGNNHGDLEGEIHAALANEQTNAADPFVALDVCEPGTSKVERGKTSDHIEASRVRKSKRSKKHQTASMEGLNLSVVAEPGKLTKDGTTLAYENVCSDNSVGDVVRGETSEVAFGINHGNLGGEIDPALASGKTDAADPFVDVDMRKPGTRNVERWDTSDLVETSRGKKSKRSKKHQAASVKGLDLPMIAEAGKLAKDSTTLAYDNVCSDNSVGDNVRGETSEVAFGINHGNLGGEIDPALASGKTDAADPFVDVDMRKPGTRNVERRDTSDHVEASRRKKSKGSKKHRAASVKGLDLPIIAEAGKLAKDSTTLAYDNVCCDNSVGDDVRGETSEVAFGINHGNLGGEIDPALDSGKTDAADPFVDVDIRNPGCQCQRT, encoded by the exons ATGGCGAAAGGGAAAGGGAGTGATGATGGTTCGGGAGATGCTGATTCAGGTGCTTACACAGTTTTCATGGACAGCAATTTTGGTACCCATCTCGTCATGATCGTAGCTGCGAAGGACACAGTCCGCGACCTTAAAG AGAAAATAATGATTGAACACCCTTGTTGCTTTCCTAACATCGGCAAGATTATTGTCAATGCTTTAAAG GTAAAGCGCAAAGGTTGCTTTTATCACCTATCAGATTCTATGCTTGTTAGAAGTGTTTTCGACGGGTTTATGAAAACATGGTTTTTGCAATTTGATGCTTCTCGTGAAGGGGAACACAAGGAAAATCCATATCACTTGGAGCCTTGGGCTAGTGAGCCACCAACCCATGTGTTCACCATAGATGGCCCTTTGCCTGAAACAAATACTCTTCTACTTGATTGTCCTTCCAAAGATGTGTCCATTTTAGCTGTTCCTACGGTTCCTCAAATTGCAAACAGCCAGCCAAGGGGTATATTTCCTCAAAACTCGTCTGATGGCAAACAGAAACTTAAAAATGCTGATTCAGAGGGTTTATCTATTAGACTTCTTGAAGATGATCATTTGATTCCTCAAAACCTATCAGATGACAAACAAAAACCTAAAAATGCTGATTCAGGTAGGTTAAACGAAGATGGCCCTTTGCTTAGTTCAGGCAAtaagacaaagaaaaagaaaaagaattataaaCCATCAATTACCAATGATCAAGTAGACTATGCAATACCTTTTGGAAAAAATGTAAGGGCAGAGACTTCAGAGGAAGCTTTGGGAAACAATCATGGAGATTTGGAGGGAGAGATTCATGCAGCATTGGCTAATGAACAGACTAATGCTGCTGATCCTTTTGTTGCTCTTGACGTGTGTGAACCTGGTACTAGCAAGGTGGAGAGAGGGAAAACCTCTGACCACATAGAGGCATCCAGGGTAAGAAAGTCAAAAAGGTCAAAGAAACATCAGACTGCCAGTATGGAAGGACTTAATCTGTCTGTGGTAGCTGAGCCTGGTAAGCTCACAAAGGATGGCACAACTTTGGCGTATGAAAATGTTTGCAGTGACAACAGTGTTGGTGATGTTGTAAGGGGAGAGACTTCTGAGGTAGCTTTTGGAATCAACCATGGAAATTTGGGAGGAGAGATTGATCCAGCATTGGCTTCTGGGAAAACTGATGCCGCTGATCCTTTTGTAGATGTTGATATGCGTAAACCTGGTACGAGAAATGTGGAGAGATGGGATACCTCTGACCTTGTAGAGACATCCAgaggaaaaaaatcaaaaaggtCAAAGAAACATCAGGCTGCCAGTGTGAAAGGACTTGATCTGCCCATGATTGCTGAGGCTGGTAAGCTAGCAAAGGATAGCACAACTTTGGCGTATGATAATGTTTGCAGTGACAACAGTGTTGGTGATAATGTAAGGGGAGAGACTTCTGAGGTAGCTTTTGGAATCAACCATGGAAATTTGGGAGGAGAGATTGATCCAGCATTGGCTTCTGGGAAAACTGATGCCGCTGATCCTTTTGTAGATGTTGATATGCGTAAACCTGGTACGAGAAATGTGGAGAGAAGGGATACTTCTGACCACGTAGAAGCATCCAGACGAAAAAAATCGAAAGGGTCAAAGAAACATCGGGCTGCCAGTGTGAAAGGACTTGATCTGCCCATAATTGCTGAGGCTGGTAAGCTAGCAAAGGATAGCACAACTTTGGCGTATGATAATGTTTGCTGTGACAACAGTGTTGGTGATGATGTAAGGGGAGAGACTTCTGAGGTAGCTTTTGGAATCAACCATGGAAATTTGGGAGGAGAGATTGATCCAGCATTGGATTCTGGGAAAACTGATGCCGCTGATCCTTTTGTAGATGTTGACATACGTAATCCTG GCTGCCAGTGTCAAAGGACTTGA